The window AATCAATCGAGTTAAAAACGATGGAGAATAAACTAACTTCCTTCAGTTAAATTTagtattatacaatttatacatTTATGACATCTCTAATGAACGATAGAAGAAATAAACCTATTGTGCATCGAATTGACTCTGTCGCTCGAACTCCTATAAATACGAAAACAATAGTTCACAATCAATACCTTGCAATATTTAAATCAGACTGACTCCAAATACTGAAAGAAAAACTACTGAGTGTGTCAATCGTGAATCAGAATCTATACTCAATTACAGTCACTACATCTTTTCGTGTAAAACAATTAACAGCTGCCAAAAGCCCTAGCAAAAGAAATTGCAAGTAAAATAGTTGAATTAAAACTATTAACTCTTCCTATTCATTAGTTTGAAACTAACCTAATAACGAATATTAATTGCCACCTGAAATTCTCGAAAATCGACTACCATGACGAATCGCTACTTATAACGGTCATAGTCATAACTAGCTTCAAAACATTTTCTATACATCTTTACATAAAAACCAAGTGAACATTTCTTGACAAAAGCATAAATACCACAATAAGCAGAGACTACAAAAATTACATACAGtcatacaaatattttattcacATTTCTATAACGTCTCATATAAAATTACGCTCAAATGAAATTTATCGAAGCATCGTCAGTAACAAAAGCATCCAAACGTGACACAATTCGTTACAGGACTGAAACAGAGGTCGCCATTGTCGGCACGACCAGTGAATTATTAATCGGTGTAGGTTTCGAAAGTAACCAAGGCTGAGAACCACTGCTACGTCTTCTGCTgcacgtcaatgcccgaactgTCAAGATCGCTTGACCAGCGAACGGCTGGCATCGACGATAAGCTCATTCGGCACGCTAGATATATCCCTTTTCTTTGAGATAAATTTTCGGGCGCGTCGTCTTCTGACGCATAAATTGCAAACAGCGGTGGCGCGCGATTAGTCAGCGCCAGTCACTGACTAGCGCGGTACATACCTTTGGATCTGACGGGACTGACGTCGTATTCGAGTGCAAATGACTACATGTCAAAGCCAGTGAGTGGCGTACTTTTTGAGTAAACGATTTGTATATTTCAACCGGTGGAACTGGATTTCCTCCGACCCAGTGCAAAATGCTGGCGCTCATCAATCGGATTTTGGACTGGTTCAAATCCCTCTTCTGGAAAGAGGAGATGGAACTTACCCTCGTCGGCTTGCAATACAGTGGGAAAACTACCTTCGTAAATGTCATCGCGGTACGAGCGTTACTTTTCTAGTTCAACTAATTCAGGGATCGCGAAACTCTCTATCGACGATTCTGTCGATGCATTTACGATGGACGATGAATAGTTGCAGTTCCTCGCGATTTAAGAAACGTGCATCGTCTTGGTTAGATTCTATATCTCGTTCGTAGTAACTTCGACGTCGTCATCGATGTAAACTGTTTCTTGTATCCGCCCTTATGCGACAAAGAGATTTAAATTCTTGCAGTAAGCTTTGGTGAATtgagaaattattcatttttgggGACTGTTGTGAACATTCTAAGGGTTGGCATATACGAGGAATAAAGATCGTCATGTATATCAGTTTTTATTTTGATTTCGATATTGGTTTTCGTACCGGTTTTAAATTCATTTTGTTTTGGATAGCTAAAAATAACTTTTGGAACTTGGTGCATACAGagtgaaagaattttaaaaatatttttttagtatTATAGTATTATAATAGAACATAGGTCATTTTTATGTGctgaattatacagggtgttttaaaACATGTGGGAAATCTTTTGAGAATATGTTCTAAGTACACttttaacttttttcattgGCTTTGTGTCTAGAATCTATCTTCTAAAAATGTTATATATCTTTGGAAACACCCTGTGTATTGGCTAACATCATTGTTTCAGTGTGAACAATCAAGAATATTGTTAACGATATGTCTTAACAAGTGTGCATTTTGAAATGATATGTATTCTGTTTTCAGTCAGGACAGTTTAGCGAAGACATGATTCCCACTGTTGGCTTTAACATGCGCAAGATAACAAAGGGCAATGTTACTATAAAGGTGTGGGATATTGGGGGTCAACCGAGGTTTAGATCTATGTGGGAAAGATACTGCAGAGGAGTGAATGCAATAGTATACATGGTCGATGCGGCTGACCCCGAAAAAATAGAAGCAAGTCGGAATGAGTTACACAATTTGTTAGATAAACCTCAACTGGCTGGTATACCAGTGTTAGTTTTGGGAAATAAAAGGGATTTATCTCATGCCTTGGATGAAAATGGACTGATAGAAAGAATGTATGTATAAATTTGTTGAAAAAAATAACGAATAACTGAtatgtataataaatttatatatatttttttgtagGAACTTAGCAGCTATTCAAGATCGTGAAATTTGTTGCTACAGTATTTCATGCAAAGAAAAAGACAATATTGATATAACGTTGCAGTGGCTTATAGCACATTCTAGAAGTGGTGTTCGCTAATATGTGTAAAAAAAAGTTTTATGTTCTCAAATATTCTCATCAGGAAGCCCAAGATATCGATAGCAGAACTGGGATCAATCGAGTGGGGGAGTGTTCACCAATGATTTTACTCTGAATTGATTACTctagaaaatttttttaaatccaaGCTTTAGCTGTTCTTTGTTCAAACTCGTGTAAAAATCGtagaaaatttaatagaaaaaagaaaaaaatatcaaGGAAGTTATGCTTAAGCCAAATATGCTCGTGTGAATGATAAAGGAAACACGTTCAGTCTGCAAGCACTTTAGGGATAAGTAACGATTTTTTATATTACGTTTTTAGGTGATCAGTTTAAATAACAGTACAGTTGATCTAACTTAAAAAAGTCGTCACATGAAAAAACAGCATTTAACGTAGTGGCAGTGGTAATTAGTACGAAATACAGGCGCAAAATAATATCAATTATCATATAGTACACATTTTTGGAACTATTTAATTAAGATTAATAACATTACAGCATAGAGAATACGTACATTTGATTGCTATATGTACACGAATATAATGCTAAGTAAACTTGTATAATTAATGgagaattattaataatactatTATCAATTTATTATGATCCTTGAAATATGACAGTTGTGTTatgtatatacacatatatatagtTATATATATATGAAAACAGAATAAAATGATGTGAtccattttttaaatggaagCTCGCCTCTAAAACTTTTTACTATCATTGAAAGacaaagaataataaaatattgtatGTTCCTCAAAACGACAATATTTAAGGTGGAATTTTGAACCGTTTCAAATTTGTAtgcatatttttttattcatcGGTAATCCGGCACTGCTATACAGTCGATCGCAGACTTGCTCGAAACAGGTAAGAAGTACATGTATTTCTTCATCTTTGTAGTGAAATGATTATTTACATTTCCGTGTTTTAACATGCTATATTTACCACTTATGAGGagtattttcattgtaattCTGTCATTCCTATCGTATGcaaatacatatatgtacagaTATATATGTTATCGAAAGAGTCAGATTCGGTATTATCTTTATATGTTACATGTTACATACTTGGTCGAGATACTAGATGGCGCTTATCAAGTAAATAACGTTCAGTTGTACCAGACTTTTATACGAAGTCGGTTTATAAGCTTTTGTTCTATTTTCTTTGTTTCCAATTTTCGAAGTTTATTAAATAGTAGCACGTTCAAGTGTTACTTGTAAAAATAATGTCTATTTGTGTATTTAATGTAAGTATGCATAAGGAAGATGTAGTATGAGTGAATAATGTGTACTTACTTGTAATTAATGAAATTAAGTTACGGTAATCCTGCTTAAAACGGTTTGCATATCGTATGTACATGCTCTCGAATTTTATGTTTATACACGTATTTGTTTATAGGAAGTAGTGTTCAATTCGAATTAACCTAAAGGAACAAGGAGACTATAACTAAAAACTCGATATATACTTTTTAATAAACTTTATATTCGAGATGACTGTCTATAAAATTTTTAGCTTCATACAGCATgtgaggtttgtgatttgattGTCTTTATGATAAAACTATACAATATCTAAAATCATTAACGCATTTTAGAAGAAACTCTTACAAATGTTGTACAGATATGTATGCAAGAAGAATTTCGAAAAGTGCAACAAGACAGAGATTTTCAAGGAAATATGGCTCGAATGCAGATACTACACAGCATAAATCTAGCTCGTGGTACGCATTTGTGAGACAATGGGAATGGAGCGTTCCTATTGGAGTTGGAGTGTCTTTACTAGCAGTATTACAATGGAGGCATTTAAGAAAATATCCATATACAACGGAGGACAACAATGTGTATGAGCCAATAAATGTTTTTGTGGTATAGTTTTTCTTTCTAATAGAAgattaattaatttcttttctAATGAACCATAAGTTTGAATTGTAGCCTTATACTTAATGATTTCAAGTTCTGTACATATACATTAATAATATAATGTAAGTAATTGAATATTATAATTGACATTAAACACTTATTAAATCTTTTCATACAGGTAAAATGTTATTATTACTTACCATTGCGGATAATAAGTAGAATGTGGGGATGGATAGCTGGTTTAGAACTACCAGTTGTACTGAGGCCAACTTTATATGGTTTTTATGCAAAAACTTTTAATGCCAATTTAGATGAAATTGATCTAGATTTAACAGACTTTCCAAGTCTTGTGGACTTTTTTGTTAGACCACTTAAGCATGATGCAAGGCCCATTGATCAGAGTACTAATATAGTATGTCCATATCATTTGTATATTATGTAACTTTACAATACaagtaatataattatttatgtGTGAATGGATACAGGTGTCACCTTCTGATGGAAGAGTATTGCATTTTGGACCAGTAACATCATGTTGTGTGGAACAAGTTAAAGGTGCAACTTATAATCTTCGACATTTCTTAGGTGATATACATACACGTCTGTCTGAGCAACCTCAAAAATTTACTAAAGAAGATGATGACGCTTACGTGAAGTCTCTTCTGAAAAATCCATTAAACGAACTGTATCAGTTAATAGTTTACCTAGCACCAGGAGATTATCACAGATTCCACAGTTCAACCGACTGGGAAATAGAATTTCGTCGACATTTTCAGGGTATGTATTTCCTTTATTTCGCGTTTATTCTTGAAAtagacaattttttttaataattcagtATCGTATTTTTTAGGAAAATTATTGAGCGTTAATCCAAGAATAGCCCAATATTTACCAAATTTATTTTCACTGAATGAACGCGTGGTGTACATTGGAAAATGGGCTGGTGGTTTTATGGCTTATaccgctgttggagcaacgaatgtAGGTTCCATAAAAGTATACTGTGATACAGAACTACAGACTAATACCATTAAGTGGCCTGAAGCAAAGCATTGGCACGATGCTAATTTAGGCTGTGCGCGTATTGGCAAGGGAGAATTGTTTGGCGAATTTAGAATGGGATCTACTATCGTGTTGCTGTTCGAAGCTCCGAAAGATTTCAAGTTCTGTATAAACGCAGGGCAGAAAATAAAAATGGGTCAAGCTTTAACAGAGTGTACCGTTGGATCTGCAGAAAAACAACGTGCACATTCATTatgacaattaataactcttgtTTCACTCGACTGGAAGTACGTTTGGCGGATAAATACATAAATCTTGAACAGTAATTCGCTGAATTGATtcagtaaaaataataaaagattTATTTTTCATAATAAGTATTCTTATTATAGAAATTGTTTCAAAGTGAATATAATCATAAGGAAACAAATGGTCAAACAATTCTGATTTCTTGAATTTTTTACAGATTTTATAAGTATAAAGAAAGTGagattatatattattattattatttttatttaatattaaattagaattatttttacTAAGAATCTTTATGTAAACACAATTTGAAAAAGTGTTTGTTGCACTTTCGATGTCTTTATGTATTACAATTGATCTTGTATTACTGGTTATATTAAGACTTTTTATTGTTACGTGTAATATGCAACTATGTGTCATCATTTGGTTCATTGATCTAATGTTATGAAATGTATACTTTCAATGTAAGTTTCTTAACTTGCGTGTATATATATTTAGTTCCTTATTATTTCTTAAACATGGTTTTATACATGGAttttacattgtgaaagtaaaagaaataaataaataaatcctaTTTGTGCAATGAGAATTTCAGCATTTCTACACTTTATGCATGTAACATATGTATTTCCATTTTTTAAAGTTAAGTTGAggactatttttttattttattgaacAGGAGCTTTTCTCTCGGCATATTAAGGTCACGATCAGAAATAGACTACCATAACTTCGAGGAATAAATCCCAATTAAGTCCTAAGTACCGATTAAATCCTATTAAGTCAGGAGTTAGTCCAGACTTATTCATTAATTCAGAATGTCCCCCTCTGATTTCAAAGTAaggaatacctataataattctCATTAAATTCTATAAGCTAGAGAAACATCGCTATCAATCGGATAAACACTACATATTAAGAACTAAATTTTTCTTAAATTCTATTACAAACACTATGCTTCGTGAAGCTTTATGTTCCATTTGATTAAGATTATCGTAAGGAACATCAATTTTGTTGGACAATGCAGCGAGATCTAATTCTCTGATCGTTATTCTACTTAATTAGTTAAAAGCACAAATGAAGCTCCTGCGTGAAAAGCGGGTTGATAAGCTATTAAGAAAATAATCTTCAAACTTAATTAGTACCTCCCTTTATACCCCTTCACGCTCACATCGTAACATATTCGAGCACGACTGAATACCGACGTAGATTCATTACTATTCGACTGTTAATTTATTGCAGGGATACTTAAGAACATAATGGAGTATCCTTGGACTGCTGTTCTGGTTGAAAAAGAACTGATCATATTTCCCAGTAAATGGAAgtagaaatagaaatgtccatatgtataTTGTACGTAAACGAAAGTAGGGTAGAACgaaacatcaatatttttcTTCTGGGACCCAACTGTCCATACAACAGTTCGTAATCGACCACTGACCCGTGCACACGTTCAATATTGTTTGGCGAAGTTCGAAAAATTTTCAACTTCAGAATCCCGATATTTTGTCCGCGTTACCATACGATTTTGTaacttttgtttaaaaaattcattacgCTAGGTACAGTGTAACACTCTGTAGTCCTTACACTGTCCTTTAAACTTTTACCAATATTTTTTATCCCCATCCCAACGATGCCATTTAACACTAGACCTATCAAAACCTGTCAAAACGACGTACGATTATTCCTCATATACAATTCATCCCTTACTGCTTCACTTTTCCTCAGTTAATACCGAATAACATAAAAGAAACGTAATCAGAATAGACGTTATTTCTGTAAATTGTATATCTTTCCAGGCATTTGTAACTGTGGCGCATCGTTTAAAATAGACACAGATTAACCACGATAGCTCTAGCGTTAAACCCACCCCCGCTACCACTCCCAAACCCTCCGTAAACAATGCAACCAAAAATATCTGTCTTCAGGTGCAATCCTCGCGGTATAAATACGAAAAGTGGGATATAACTTCCTCGTTACTCGCTCGTCGCGGATACGTTAAGAGCGAATATAAACAGGCTGAGTAAAAGAATTTCCCCACGCAGAGGGGCTGGTGAGGGGGTCGAGATGCAAAAACAGAGAGAAAAGTCAAAGCCGGCGTCGTCGCGTGCCGGAATCGCGTTACAACCACGACGCCCCGTGGTTCAGTAAGCGTCGCGACGCCCGCGGCGCACGTTGCAGCGTTCGCTACTCCTCGAGTGCGCGTGAATTCCGCCAAGTCTATCGAGGcccctcttttttttttatcccCAGTGAACGACCAGACTCGTCAAACAACATCAAACACCTTGAAAGACCTTCAGCGTTAGGACTCCTCCTGTTCTCCGCCCACGCTCTCGTTCCTTTTTTCGTCTCGTCCCTCACTGTTCGATTATGGGGCTAAATGGGTGCTGATGGACATTTTCGAGTGACCTTGTCCCTGAGGAGGGAACCAGCTGCTGGTCCAGTCTACTGCAAGATGGAAACCTCGGCGAGATTCCGACAGCTGAAGACCGTGAAGCTCAGCTGCGAGGCTACCTATCGGCTGGACATCAGCTTCAAACCGCCGCAAGTGCTGGAGTGGGTACAGTGTATGCGACGATGCATTAGCATCTTTGTTCTTCGAGCTCGTTGCGTCCTCGTGCCCGATCACTGTTCATTATTTCTACTCGCCCTTGTGCtactctttctctttcttccgCTTTTATCTGATCCCCAGCGAGCTACTTTGTCGCACGAACATTCTGCCTAGTTGCACTTTCCATTGTCggtgttatgatgaatatgaccCCAGAGTTTCTTGGGGGGCAATCACTGCTTCAGCAGGGCTCGAGCATTTTCTCTGGctgttattatttattttatctgaTCGAGGTGTAGTTTTTGTTGTTGGTTCAAGGGTGCATTCGCGGTGGTTACAGGGGGGACGCGGAGGACTGAAAGAGTTCAGATCTCGTGTTTGATCTTGGTTGTTTGCGTTCTAGTTGCTGCTTTCTTATCAACTGTTCCTTTTTTAGTTGTAATTTAACTTTGCGTTGATCTTGTTTAAAGGAAATTAGGGAAACTGGACCCTTAAATATTTCTGTTGTTTATCGTTGCATTAAAAATGCTCCTGAGGAAAAGTTTTACTATTTGAAGAGGCGAAAACAGTGATGAGGGAACAAATTTTTAAGCTAATATTTTTCTCGATATCCTTATGGAGCATaaagaaataaattcaacaattctgatcactctatCTCGAGATATTTGCATCTGGGGTTAGTCTCCTAAAGATTTATAACAGACGAGAAACTGTGAAGTGGCTGTCTCATTCACCTGATctgaatttttttaatacaaCGATAAATAATCGAAACATTTAAGGATTCTGTTTctcgtgactcaccctgtatattttccTCTCTCTCTTTTGTACAGGACTATTAAAAGTAAGAAAGTTCTTATGAAATGGTAGCTAAGGACTAAATGTTATGAATCCACTTGTCTGAGGGTGAAGGCTAAACAAACTTGAATCCCTTCCATTTTACTTTGCCTTGCAACTCTGTCTTTGATGGAAAGGATATTTCACCAGCCTTCTTTAATAATGTTTGTGAAGTCTAATGTCACGTTTTGAAAACAAGATTGATGAAAGCCTTACCCTGGCTTGGCACTAGGCTCGCTGCAATCTCTATTTCTCTCCCCTGCATTAATAATACATGCATTCTCTGTCATTCTTTCTCTATCGTTAATCTTACACTTAAGCAGAAGATTATATTAACTAAAGACTTCGATTAAACTTTATCATTTAATATTCAAGCCATTTAGCAAGCTACTAGGGCACCATGAAGAATAGTTTCAAAGTAAAAACTGAAGTGGAAATTAAACGAAATCCTTTTCCACTAAAATAGATATTTATCAATTATTTCGTATAAAAATTTGCTCTCCTTTTCATTCATATTTTTCGCTAAAAAGTTAGATAATTAGCAAACCTTTTCCCAAGATTTCAGAGAGATGTACCACTTAAA is drawn from Calliopsis andreniformis isolate RMS-2024a chromosome 1, iyCalAndr_principal, whole genome shotgun sequence and contains these coding sequences:
- the Pisd gene encoding phosphatidylserine decarboxylase isoform X1; amino-acid sequence: MTVYKIFSFIQHVRRNSYKCCTDMYARRISKSATRQRFSRKYGSNADTTQHKSSSWYAFVRQWEWSVPIGVGVSLLAVLQWRHLRKYPYTTEDNNVYEPINVFVVKCYYYLPLRIISRMWGWIAGLELPVVLRPTLYGFYAKTFNANLDEIDLDLTDFPSLVDFFVRPLKHDARPIDQSTNIVSPSDGRVLHFGPVTSCCVEQVKGATYNLRHFLGDIHTRLSEQPQKFTKEDDDAYVKSLLKNPLNELYQLIVYLAPGDYHRFHSSTDWEIEFRRHFQGKLLSVNPRIAQYLPNLFSLNERVVYIGKWAGGFMAYTAVGATNVGSIKVYCDTELQTNTIKWPEAKHWHDANLGCARIGKGELFGEFRMGSTIVLLFEAPKDFKFCINAGQKIKMGQALTECTVGSAEKQRAHSL
- the Pisd gene encoding phosphatidylserine decarboxylase isoform X2, encoding MYARRISKSATRQRFSRKYGSNADTTQHKSSSWYAFVRQWEWSVPIGVGVSLLAVLQWRHLRKYPYTTEDNNVYEPINVFVVKCYYYLPLRIISRMWGWIAGLELPVVLRPTLYGFYAKTFNANLDEIDLDLTDFPSLVDFFVRPLKHDARPIDQSTNIVSPSDGRVLHFGPVTSCCVEQVKGATYNLRHFLGDIHTRLSEQPQKFTKEDDDAYVKSLLKNPLNELYQLIVYLAPGDYHRFHSSTDWEIEFRRHFQGKLLSVNPRIAQYLPNLFSLNERVVYIGKWAGGFMAYTAVGATNVGSIKVYCDTELQTNTIKWPEAKHWHDANLGCARIGKGELFGEFRMGSTIVLLFEAPKDFKFCINAGQKIKMGQALTECTVGSAEKQRAHSL
- the Arl8 gene encoding ADP-ribosylation factor-like protein 8; its protein translation is MLALINRILDWFKSLFWKEEMELTLVGLQYSGKTTFVNVIASGQFSEDMIPTVGFNMRKITKGNVTIKVWDIGGQPRFRSMWERYCRGVNAIVYMVDAADPEKIEASRNELHNLLDKPQLAGIPVLVLGNKRDLSHALDENGLIERMNLAAIQDREICCYSISCKEKDNIDITLQWLIAHSRSGVR
- the Pisd gene encoding phosphatidylserine decarboxylase isoform X3 gives rise to the protein MGMERSYWSWSVFTSSITMEAFKKISIYNGGQQCVKCYYYLPLRIISRMWGWIAGLELPVVLRPTLYGFYAKTFNANLDEIDLDLTDFPSLVDFFVRPLKHDARPIDQSTNIVSPSDGRVLHFGPVTSCCVEQVKGATYNLRHFLGDIHTRLSEQPQKFTKEDDDAYVKSLLKNPLNELYQLIVYLAPGDYHRFHSSTDWEIEFRRHFQGKLLSVNPRIAQYLPNLFSLNERVVYIGKWAGGFMAYTAVGATNVGSIKVYCDTELQTNTIKWPEAKHWHDANLGCARIGKGELFGEFRMGSTIVLLFEAPKDFKFCINAGQKIKMGQALTECTVGSAEKQRAHSL